The proteins below are encoded in one region of Oryzias melastigma strain HK-1 linkage group LG9, ASM292280v2, whole genome shotgun sequence:
- the mrpl39 gene encoding 39S ribosomal protein L39, mitochondrial: MAARTSCRYFQRRFASAAAALRPSPAEVWQHRSAVFSREQARQRALYPRIEKIEVTMEGPGLDGSLLVMNKGTSTPLSCARHLTEHHVKNSALALVDGEPWPLHKALTHSCSLRLLTFRDGDPTLVNQAFWRSCAALLGQVLETTFKDEYLVELLDSPELPVTSGAFCCDVVLDPQLDSWTPSEDSLRSLTRAAHQLIHQDLPWEPMEVSPSVALEVFSHSRSKREEVEHKASQNSRGTVTLYRCGDHVLLSGGPLVARTGLCSQYEVTALYEVGRGTWGLQRRAQGLSLPQQLQAHHTVWRKLRERAQRPVKMTEPEEVTPPSPPPPPPPPSSIQ, from the exons aTGGCGGCCAGGACTTCGTGTCGATACTTCCAGCGCC GTTTTGCATCAGCGGCTGCAGCTCTCCGCCCATCGCCTGCTGAGGTTTGGCAGCACCGCAGCGCCGTATTCTCCAGAGAGCAGGCGCGGCAGAGGGCTCTGTACCCCCGCATCGAGAAGATCGAGGTGACCATGGAGGGTCCGGGTCTGGACGGGAGCTTACTAGTCATGAACAAAGGAACGTCCACGCCACTCAGCTGCGCCAGAC ATCTGACGGAGCATCACGTGAAGAACTCGGCGCTGGCGCTGGTGGATGGAGAGCCGTGGCCTCTGCACAAGGCGCTCACCCACTCCTGCTCGCTCCGCCTGCTGACGTTCAGAGATGGCGATCCGACACTCGTTAATCAG GCATTCTGGCGTTCCTGTGCCGCGCTGCTCGGACAGGTTTTGGAAACCACCTTTAAGGATGAGTACCTGGTGGAGCTGCTGGACTCTCCAGAACTTCCAG TCACCTCTGGAGCGTTCTGCTGCGACGTGGTCCTCGACCCGCAGCTCGATTCGTGGACCCCCTCTGAG GATTCTTTGCGCTCTCTGACCCGAGCGGCCCATCAGCTGATCCATCAGGACCTTCCCTGGGAGCCTATGGAAGTGTCGCCCTCTGTGGCGCTGGAGGTCTTCTCACACAGCAG GAGTAAGAGAGAGGAGGTGGAGCATAAAGCCTCTCAGAACTCCAGAGGAACCGTGACGCTCTACAG GTGTGGAGATCATGTTCTGTTGAGTGGGGGCCCCCTGGTGGCCAGAACGGGGCTGTGCTCTCAGTACGAAGTTACCGCTCTGTATGAAGTGGGGCGGGGGACGTGGGGGCTCCAGCGCAGAGCTCAGGGATTGTCTTTAcctcagcagctgcag GCTCACCACACCGTCTGGAGGAAACTGAGGGAGCGAGCTCAGAGGCCG gtgaaaaTGACAGAACCTGAGGAAGTGACTCCACCCtcgccgcctcctcctcctcctcctccgtcgTCCATCCAGTAG